One genomic window of Bacillota bacterium includes the following:
- a CDS encoding NAD(P)H-dependent oxidoreductase has product MAKLVVCFSLTGNTRLVAKAIAKEMGADFTELVPVRQYPLRGAWLYLKGGKEAVFKSEPELERGLVDYDDYDVVVVGTPVWAGTMAPPIRTFLKSAAVQGKQVHIFCTYGGGPGTSLQDMRSISLGSVGQELGVRMGAKFVTESVNQAKVFAAQLG; this is encoded by the coding sequence GTGGCGAAATTAGTGGTTTGTTTTTCACTGACGGGCAACACTCGCCTTGTAGCGAAGGCTATCGCTAAAGAAATGGGGGCTGACTTTACGGAGTTGGTGCCAGTCAGGCAGTACCCTCTGCGCGGCGCTTGGCTTTATCTTAAAGGCGGCAAGGAAGCAGTGTTTAAGTCCGAGCCGGAGCTAGAGCGAGGATTAGTAGACTATGATGATTATGATGTAGTGGTAGTGGGTACCCCGGTCTGGGCAGGCACAATGGCCCCACCCATTCGCACCTTTCTTAAGTCCGCCGCGGTACAGGGCAAGCAAGTCCATATTTTTTGCACCTATGGCGGCGGCCCCGGTACTTCTCTGCAAGATATGCGCTCCATCTCTCTAGGCAGTGTAGGGCAAGAACTAGGGGTGCGCATGGGGGCCAAGTTTGTCACGGAGAGCGTCAACCAAGCCAAGGTCTTCGCAGCACAACTTGGATGA